A genomic segment from Limosilactobacillus sp. encodes:
- the recJ gene encoding single-stranded-DNA-specific exonuclease RecJ: MNDSRFKWELAKDADPAAVAALTKAGLSPVLADLLVKRGLKTSEAAQQFLQPDPNLIHDPHQLHDMDKAVDRIQQAIERGEQITIYGDYDADGITSTAVMYETLQEIGANVNYYIPNRFNDGYGPNAAAYQRLIEEGTQLIVTVDNGVSGKTVIDPVMKQGVDVVVTDHHELPAELPNAVAVVHPQYPGTDYPFAGLSGVGVAFKLAWALTDEFPQELLDLVAIGEIADVVSVADENRVLISLGLQVLRQGMRPGLHELVKLAGLNEARLTDQDIGFGIAPRLNALGRVADAGLGVQLLTTFDEGEGQELAKQVEAANQQRRQLVDTIMQPALAQASSAKNQEHAVLILLGHDWHQGVLGIVASRVREQTGKPTIVASVDSGQEVAKASGRSDERFNLFAALDPHRELLTTFGGHPAACGLSFAVDKLDQLQAALDAEAVRQGFDWEKPLPLKLAAKLSPDQVNEELYNDLQKLAPFGPDNEEPVFELANIHTAGVRTMGKDNSHLKFGLRGQQKLAVIAFGHGQDAPLFQAPGNQVDIAATIGINEWQGQRTVQLMLVDAHVYGPLVLDERTTHLRPEHFKADGEYIVYDDRLRANIAPHVGADHALSPAAAQGMDLSHRRVTLVDLPDSLDALRKLFQNDKGAPAQIRLLLMDRQNVYLAGLPDRQSFAGVYGFLRANPRLQWPQQAPAVSQYLKINPTRLNLIIQVFSEAGFVTISNGVLNLQPVSGKTDLKQTTQYQKQLARYQAEKVLLYGDATSVAQWILQCLKKD, translated from the coding sequence ATGAATGACTCACGGTTTAAATGGGAACTGGCAAAAGATGCGGACCCTGCAGCGGTGGCGGCCCTGACGAAGGCGGGACTGAGCCCGGTGCTGGCAGACCTCCTGGTGAAACGGGGCTTAAAGACATCGGAAGCCGCTCAGCAGTTCTTGCAGCCTGATCCCAACCTGATTCATGATCCTCATCAGCTGCACGACATGGACAAGGCCGTTGATCGCATTCAACAGGCAATCGAGCGGGGAGAGCAGATCACGATTTATGGTGACTATGACGCGGACGGAATTACCAGCACGGCGGTCATGTACGAGACGCTCCAGGAAATCGGGGCGAACGTTAATTACTACATCCCCAACCGCTTCAACGATGGTTACGGCCCCAACGCCGCGGCCTATCAGCGGTTGATTGAAGAGGGAACCCAGCTGATCGTGACCGTCGACAACGGGGTCAGCGGCAAGACCGTCATCGACCCGGTAATGAAGCAGGGCGTGGACGTGGTTGTGACCGACCACCACGAACTGCCCGCAGAATTGCCGAATGCCGTCGCGGTGGTTCACCCCCAGTATCCCGGGACGGACTATCCCTTCGCCGGCCTCTCGGGGGTCGGGGTGGCCTTCAAACTGGCCTGGGCGCTGACGGACGAATTTCCTCAGGAGCTGCTGGACCTGGTCGCAATCGGTGAGATCGCCGACGTAGTGAGTGTTGCCGATGAGAACCGGGTGTTGATTTCCCTGGGCCTGCAGGTCTTGCGCCAGGGGATGCGGCCGGGGCTCCACGAACTAGTGAAGTTGGCGGGGCTCAATGAAGCCCGGTTGACGGACCAGGACATCGGCTTTGGGATTGCACCGCGGTTGAACGCACTTGGGCGGGTTGCGGATGCCGGGCTTGGGGTCCAGTTGCTGACTACCTTTGACGAAGGGGAGGGCCAGGAGTTGGCCAAACAGGTCGAGGCTGCCAACCAGCAGCGTCGTCAGCTGGTGGACACGATCATGCAGCCGGCACTGGCCCAGGCTAGCTCGGCCAAGAATCAAGAGCATGCGGTCCTGATCTTGCTGGGGCATGACTGGCACCAGGGAGTCCTTGGAATCGTTGCCAGCCGGGTCCGTGAGCAGACCGGCAAGCCGACCATTGTTGCCAGTGTGGACAGTGGGCAGGAGGTTGCCAAGGCATCGGGTCGCAGCGACGAGCGCTTTAACCTCTTTGCTGCCTTGGATCCGCACCGTGAGCTGCTGACGACCTTTGGTGGCCATCCGGCGGCCTGTGGGCTTTCTTTTGCGGTGGACAAGCTGGATCAGCTACAGGCGGCATTGGACGCGGAGGCAGTGCGGCAGGGTTTTGATTGGGAAAAGCCGTTGCCGTTGAAACTAGCGGCCAAGCTCAGCCCGGACCAGGTCAACGAGGAACTCTACAATGACCTCCAGAAGTTGGCCCCCTTTGGTCCGGACAATGAGGAACCGGTATTTGAACTGGCCAACATTCACACGGCTGGGGTCCGGACGATGGGAAAGGACAACAGCCACCTGAAGTTCGGCCTGCGCGGGCAGCAGAAACTAGCCGTGATTGCCTTTGGTCATGGTCAGGATGCGCCGCTCTTTCAGGCGCCGGGCAACCAGGTTGATATTGCGGCGACAATTGGCATCAATGAATGGCAGGGCCAGCGAACGGTCCAACTGATGCTGGTGGATGCGCACGTGTATGGTCCCCTGGTCCTGGATGAGCGGACGACCCACTTACGTCCGGAGCATTTCAAGGCGGACGGTGAGTACATCGTTTACGATGACCGGCTTCGCGCTAACATTGCTCCCCACGTTGGGGCGGATCATGCGCTGAGCCCGGCCGCTGCACAGGGGATGGACCTTAGTCACAGGCGAGTCACGCTGGTGGACCTCCCCGACAGCCTGGATGCGCTCAGGAAGCTTTTCCAAAACGATAAGGGGGCACCGGCGCAAATTCGCTTGCTGCTGATGGATCGCCAGAATGTCTACCTAGCGGGCTTACCGGATCGGCAAAGCTTTGCTGGTGTATACGGTTTTCTGCGTGCCAACCCACGCCTCCAGTGGCCGCAACAGGCCCCGGCCGTCAGCCAGTACCTGAAAATTAATCCCACCCGATTAAATTTGATAATTCAAGTGTTTTCTGAAGCGGGATTTGTTACAATAAGTAATGGTGTTTTAAATCTGCAGCCGGTCAGCGGCAAGACGGATTTGAAGCAAACGACACAGTATCAAAAACAGCTTGCTCGTTATCAAGCTGAAAAAGTCCTTTTATATGGTGACGCCACGAGCGTTGCCCAGTGGATACTACAGTGCCTTAAAAAGGATTAG
- a CDS encoding adenine phosphoribosyltransferase, giving the protein MTLDLYKYVASIPDYPEKGIIFRDILPLMADGEAYKQATDELAAYARDKQVDMVVGPEARGFIVGCPIARELGVGFAPARKKGKLPRKAISATYNLEYGTATLQMEYDSIKPGQRVLVVDDLLATGGTISATIEMVEKMGGIVVGCAFLIELKALHGRDKIEKYDMKALMEF; this is encoded by the coding sequence ATGACTTTAGACCTTTACAAATACGTCGCTAGTATTCCCGACTACCCGGAAAAGGGAATTATCTTTCGTGATATCTTACCGCTGATGGCGGATGGTGAGGCTTACAAGCAGGCGACGGACGAATTGGCTGCTTACGCCCGTGACAAGCAGGTGGACATGGTTGTCGGTCCCGAAGCCCGGGGCTTTATCGTCGGCTGCCCAATTGCACGTGAACTGGGCGTTGGTTTCGCACCGGCTCGGAAGAAGGGCAAGCTGCCACGCAAGGCCATCAGCGCCACCTACAACCTTGAATACGGGACGGCAACCCTGCAGATGGAATACGATTCGATCAAGCCCGGTCAGCGTGTGCTGGTTGTCGATGACCTGCTGGCAACCGGTGGTACCATCTCGGCCACGATTGAAATGGTGGAAAAGATGGGCGGCATTGTCGTTGGCTGTGCCTTCTTGATCGAGCTGAAGGCCCTGCATGGTCGGGACAAGATCGAGAAATACGATATGAAGGCATTAATGGAGTTCTAA
- a CDS encoding DUF308 domain-containing protein: MIFLVIFGGLMLILGGFYLANSWMHYREWKTGTIIVVLSLAAVIYGGINLPYFHHNQQTRTEQSSSSSQTTQAQSSSAFSNKMGSVDGSANNQATQENKEMAVLRQLQKGYSKLGTVSFDEDSKTFTIKPTDDNTVKAMEALVQDPSQAEQIGWPNLTKSIKANSKQISKILGSDYSLSIVNPDNTKQSLYTAKGGQTTHDIADQSSSSSN, from the coding sequence ATGATCTTTCTTGTTATTTTTGGTGGCTTAATGTTGATTCTGGGTGGCTTTTACCTCGCCAATTCCTGGATGCACTATCGGGAGTGGAAGACCGGGACAATCATTGTTGTTCTGAGTTTGGCGGCCGTCATTTATGGCGGTATCAACTTGCCTTATTTCCATCACAACCAGCAGACGCGGACTGAACAGAGTTCCTCTTCGTCCCAGACAACCCAGGCCCAGAGCAGCAGTGCTTTCTCCAACAAGATGGGGAGTGTTGACGGCAGCGCAAATAACCAGGCGACCCAGGAAAACAAGGAGATGGCGGTCCTTCGTCAGCTCCAGAAGGGTTATTCCAAGCTAGGAACGGTTAGTTTCGATGAGGATTCCAAGACCTTTACGATCAAGCCGACCGACGATAACACTGTCAAGGCAATGGAAGCACTGGTTCAGGATCCAAGCCAGGCCGAACAGATTGGCTGGCCAAATCTGACCAAGTCCATCAAGGCCAACTCCAAGCAGATCTCCAAGATTCTGGGATCGGACTATTCCCTGAGTATTGTTAATCCGGACAACACCAAGCAGTCCCTCTACACCGCAAAGGGTGGGCAAACCACGCACGATATTGCGGATCAGAGTAGTAGCAGTAGTAACTAA
- a CDS encoding Fic family protein: MLTNNFALAHVIASIGSLNGYGSSIAQTQKALDTGNTKYLKQENEDVNIFKDIVAGIAAAKEYGFNVEGMIAINKAFTHSEVEDPIIPGHLRNALYNSDDNIAITVDEHSQKAYIPPEVVSKDYLQGIVDDFENSDQSRFEAWKVFARLSKLQPFQDGNKRTALIAANSAMNVWRNEDYLVLPFNDLDKAEFSINLMRFYDASDSKAELAALKKMVALVPSQNELVYHQTQATEKGSLDLSKVKTKPLFRKPKDGKQ, translated from the coding sequence GTGTTAACCAATAATTTTGCTTTAGCCCATGTCATAGCATCGATTGGGAGCTTGAATGGCTATGGCAGTTCGATTGCACAAACCCAAAAAGCACTTGATACCGGTAATACAAAGTACCTGAAGCAAGAAAATGAAGATGTTAACATTTTCAAGGATATTGTTGCTGGTATTGCTGCTGCAAAAGAATATGGTTTTAATGTAGAGGGAATGATTGCCATTAATAAGGCTTTTACGCACAGCGAAGTCGAAGATCCTATTATTCCAGGGCACTTAAGGAACGCTTTATATAATTCGGATGATAATATTGCGATCACTGTTGACGAGCATAGTCAGAAGGCATATATTCCGCCAGAAGTTGTTTCTAAAGATTACCTTCAAGGAATCGTTGATGATTTCGAGAATTCTGATCAATCGAGATTTGAAGCGTGGAAAGTATTTGCTAGATTGTCCAAACTACAGCCTTTTCAAGACGGAAATAAAAGGACGGCTTTAATTGCTGCCAACTCAGCAATGAACGTGTGGAGGAATGAGGACTATCTGGTACTGCCATTTAATGATTTAGATAAGGCAGAATTTTCTATTAATTTGATGCGGTTCTATGATGCTTCTGATAGTAAAGCTGAACTGGCGGCCCTAAAAAAGATGGTTGCCTTGGTACCATCACAAAATGAACTGGTATATCATCAAACGCAAGCAACGGAGAAGGGTAGCCTTGACCTCAGCAAGGTAAAAACAAAGCCACTTTTCAGGAAGCCAAAAGATGGCAAGCAGTAG
- a CDS encoding tyrosine-type recombinase/integrase, producing the protein MASYYKYRNTKEQILWYVKYRKANGKLSTKRGFKTKSAAQKWYREYQVDVDHYGKALNVRITFEEVYNKWWPAYEKSVVDTTAHKTKQIFKNHILPALGNYRINDINVSILQRLVNHWNQILVKNDCQLYTNLVLRRAVQLGYIHVNPMDSVIKPKKKARASTNNFFSQDEFTDFLKYLRADYEDDNPRAFMMLWLAAATGMRRGEVLGLEWNCVDLKNHTINIKRSLKRSTHAYLGSPKNHSSIRTIAIDETTANYLQRWKKQQHSILKYFNFDTYKTKGQLVFSTYRANKALPEPTADKYINQLTSKHGMKHVTFHGLRHTHATLLVENDTNVKSVSERLGHSSMETTLRIYVNNDKRPNHKVADSFGKLMFSKSSQK; encoded by the coding sequence ATGGCTTCATATTATAAATACAGAAACACTAAAGAACAGATATTATGGTATGTAAAGTATCGCAAAGCCAATGGTAAGCTATCTACTAAACGTGGCTTCAAAACGAAGTCAGCCGCTCAAAAGTGGTACCGTGAATATCAAGTTGATGTTGACCATTACGGCAAGGCACTGAATGTTAGAATCACATTTGAAGAAGTCTACAATAAATGGTGGCCTGCCTATGAGAAGAGTGTGGTCGATACCACCGCTCATAAGACTAAACAGATATTTAAGAATCATATCTTACCAGCCCTGGGCAACTATCGAATTAACGACATTAACGTTTCAATCTTGCAACGTCTGGTTAATCACTGGAACCAGATTTTAGTGAAGAATGATTGCCAGCTTTACACCAACCTGGTATTACGCCGGGCGGTTCAGTTAGGCTATATTCATGTAAACCCTATGGACAGTGTAATCAAGCCAAAGAAAAAAGCCCGTGCTTCCACCAATAACTTTTTCAGTCAAGATGAGTTTACGGACTTTCTCAAATATCTAAGAGCAGATTATGAAGATGATAATCCCCGTGCTTTTATGATGTTATGGTTAGCGGCTGCCACAGGAATGAGACGGGGCGAAGTGCTTGGCTTAGAATGGAACTGTGTTGACTTGAAGAATCACACCATTAATATCAAGCGCTCATTGAAACGGTCTACACACGCTTATCTTGGTTCGCCAAAGAATCATTCTTCCATCAGAACAATTGCTATTGATGAAACAACGGCCAATTATTTACAACGGTGGAAGAAGCAGCAGCATAGTATTTTGAAGTATTTTAACTTTGACACCTATAAGACGAAGGGGCAATTGGTCTTTTCAACGTACAGGGCCAATAAAGCACTACCGGAACCAACGGCTGACAAGTATATCAATCAGCTAACCAGCAAGCACGGCATGAAACACGTAACGTTTCACGGCTTGCGGCATACCCACGCTACCTTGCTGGTTGAGAATGATACCAACGTTAAGTCAGTTTCAGAACGGTTAGGCCACTCGTCAATGGAAACGACTTTGAGAATTTATGTCAATAATGATAAACGTCCTAATCATAAGGTAGCAGATAGCTTCGGGAAGTTAATGTTCTCAAAAAGTTCTCAAAAGTAG
- a CDS encoding helix-turn-helix domain-containing protein — protein sequence MKSNPDIGSRIKQVRLKNGKSQEDFGSLFDPPVNKASVSRWESGKTLPTSKRLQKIADLGGVSVEYLINGVKLNVNDFLDLVDKALNTPLNKKDYQRLDASQLGFFSSLSKITAITQTEAQNKIKKEQAIITKHPLSILDLKTYGDFLSLLNLIRRHGSDDQNRSFDVLINMIWQIAAGKIKYDKNDLLPNIDKLLSSFPIKEENKKE from the coding sequence TTGAAAAGCAATCCAGATATTGGTAGTAGAATAAAACAAGTTAGATTAAAAAACGGGAAAAGCCAAGAGGACTTTGGCTCTTTGTTTGACCCGCCTGTTAATAAAGCCTCTGTTTCTCGATGGGAAAGCGGTAAAACTCTTCCCACATCGAAGCGTCTACAAAAAATAGCTGATCTTGGTGGGGTTTCAGTTGAGTACCTTATTAATGGTGTTAAGTTAAACGTTAATGATTTTTTGGACCTAGTAGATAAAGCTCTAAATACTCCGTTAAATAAAAAGGATTATCAACGGCTCGACGCTTCTCAACTAGGATTTTTTTCTTCCCTCAGTAAAATAACTGCTATTACGCAAACAGAAGCACAGAACAAAATTAAGAAAGAGCAAGCTATTATTACCAAGCACCCGCTTTCTATATTAGATTTAAAGACATATGGTGATTTTCTGTCTTTACTTAATTTGATTAGACGTCATGGTTCAGATGACCAAAACAGGTCCTTTGATGTTTTAATCAACATGATTTGGCAAATAGCAGCTGGTAAAATAAAGTACGATAAAAACGATCTTCTCCCTAACATTGATAAATTGCTGTCTAGCTTTCCAATAAAAGAAGAGAACAAGAAGGAATAG
- a CDS encoding helix-turn-helix domain-containing protein, whose product MEQLKVELPKEVTDAIKIEVLNAFKEAKNDVYQDKFPLYLSKKQTCEYLGIANRTLNEWIATGDIPYKHIGKTYRFNRNDLDKFMATK is encoded by the coding sequence ATGGAACAGTTAAAAGTTGAATTACCAAAGGAAGTTACCGATGCTATTAAAATCGAGGTGCTTAACGCTTTTAAGGAAGCGAAGAATGACGTTTACCAAGATAAATTCCCTTTGTACCTATCAAAGAAACAAACTTGCGAATACCTCGGTATTGCGAACCGGACACTCAATGAATGGATTGCCACCGGTGATATTCCTTATAAGCACATTGGTAAGACTTACCGCTTTAATCGCAACGACTTAGACAAGTTCATGGCTACTAAGTAA